The following are encoded in a window of Fulvia fulva chromosome 7, complete sequence genomic DNA:
- a CDS encoding tRNA-dihydrouridine(20a/20b) synthase [NAD(P)+], translating into MGSIENGDMANVDAAATRPRIFKILAAAKEEGRPLNISAPMVRYSKLPFRLLARQYGTDVAYTPMMLAHEFNRSHIARASDFTTHPIESQPTSDGREHAVIAQFAASDPTEFARAAELISPWVDGVNLNCGCPQSWAIKEGIGCSLMENPEVVAEMVRMTKARLPSDKSVSVKIRLHKDLAQTTRWVEIVQEAGVDYITVHGRTRSQRSSTPPDYEAVRKLRPYINVPMFANGDAYTLCDVNKIAELALADGVMAARGMLENPALFAGFEVTPVQCVHDFMAWAVKCPIPYPLVLHHIGEMTARMPGMTKKEKKRLMACKDLVDLIDYVEITFNG; encoded by the exons ATGGGCAGCATCGAGAACGGCGACATGGCAAATGTCGACGCGGCTGCCACCAGGCCACG CATCTTCAAAATTCTGGCAGCAGCCAAGGAGGAAGGAAGACCCTTAAATA TCTCAGCACCGATGGTCAG ATACAGCAAGCTCCCTTTCCGTCTTCTGGCTCGACAGTATGGCACAGACGTAGCTTATACTCCGATGATGCTCGCACATGAGTTCAACCGATCTCACATAGCAAGAGCTTCTGATTTCACCACACATCCTATCGAGAGCCAGCCCACTTCTGATGGCCGGGAACACGCAGTGATAGCTCAATTCGCAGCTTCAGACCCGACAGAATTCGCTCGTGCTGCCGAACTTATATCTCCTTGGGTAGATGGCGTCAACCTGAACTGCGGCTGTCCGCAAAGCTGGGCGATCAAAGAAGGTATTGGTTGCTCACTCATGGAGAATCCAGAGGTCGTAGCTGAGATGGTGAGAATGACCAAAGCACGACTCCCATCCGACAAGAGTGTGAGTGTCAAGATTCGCCTCCACAAGGACCTCGCTCAGACGACGCGCTGGGTCGAGATTGTGCAAGAAGCTGGAGTCGACTACATCACCGTCCATGGCCGCACACGCAGTCAGCGCTCAAGTACTCCACCAGACTACGAAGCGGTCCGCAAGCTTCGGCCTTACATCAACGTGCCGATGTTTGCGAACGGCGATGCGTACACGCTCTGCGACGTCAATAAGATCGCGGAGCTCGCTCTGGCGGATGGAGTCATGGCAGCTCGTGGCATGCTGGAGAATCCTGCTCTCTTTGCGGGCTTTGAAGTGACACCAGTGCAGTGTGTACATGACTTCATGGCATGGGCTGTCAAATGCCCGATACCGTACCCGCTGGTGTTGCATCATATTGGCGAGATGACTGCGCGGATGCCTGGCATGACgaagaaggagaagaagcgCCTGATGGCGTGTAAGGACTTGGTGGACTTGATTGACTACGTGGAGATCACATTCAACGGATAA
- a CDS encoding UPF0592 membrane protein, with amino-acid sequence MASVATERINGHATEPQYQRAFERGRRGSRRQSASSGQATTVQRNNGELPRAASYTYMPAAKDQQYANPDVLEIKGFPLPEHPLKDDVDDSSTSDTSVPDSSSLSTPDEHDHAKALPQALEKVTELQKPPSASKRSSIESSIRQSGTSLESTRTASTTATTPGKTQHRPSVLSNKSFSRRFSKHSLQNSAPSTPSRSPSPTKQESAAGPGSISTVPEEAIPSDGRRKSLLSRTLTSRSARGTKERKESPHSGDEQDTEPSVKRRSTFLRKKTSRNKLTKVATNDVRASALPATAEHVVPVVPALPKSFSTDKLPNLRSSSPMSDRAAPMPRLVSSEKLHQPSPLSGVTRKKDELWNVFRTLEGDFTKFSSKTTSLKANVVRNSLMSFLRSYVDHPSNKTLRPEDLDRRVNILNKWWTGLVELLHGRNNQSISGTDRPVILDGIIGIMERPEWRLSPSPFCPLVERIRVTLSTGNRSNTSLGSAASDFLADSVHHNVRNIFVQNLSSQMAFVVDKMSMRNASASLVAFCGKACAYAFMFVPGMADVLVRLWEPPMDTLRRVLSENGIGKFDQMAEFAADIVANFPPALHQLEFTSLMKYMRKLRTPPPLPLGTSHVEWWGTWLNRWNGRESDLFYVFAKHFHILATDFLPSDSSKKERMCAPGMLLVHAQILANLDATIHREAAQNQQDSTALPAPTFDEMLGDPDAVATTLPLPPTNAVRPMAENRLVMLIRDFLSERTGDHPLARELFAQSFNDLLQAAARATSLFDHSACYVLMDFMEEALVILIRYEQLKYTEGPLLNQEFWQTVCRKMIESDNTMTEIRLYAFLFTVWNMFGKEWDRRTNLCLSLLLDPDVFESRFNHWCPMVRAYFMRLLCWRLGRHDGDDGDADLEMLETLQQRLQDTWSHYLHLRNAAEADQSLPPVTSPCNPAPGRRLLIVRTDNQATTGGSFLTFEGLLGDATMQKPAWRRTSEAAALLDGVDPRPDSSSSNGLDSDTDTPKGIGGFFRKMIGSKARSKSRGPAKEATKSKTTTPAAERPSPIIRTATDDPSVSNKACKADDTTKPAPQSQYRTLTFKFSLEFHPANKPMPPMRLFPPRLPPPAQQYLQSHSNKRYSIEGAMKAVEPRGESASRARYSGRALAEWTIVVGECHNFFERRKNEGAPSNKHVETPALGVEVFKRPS; translated from the coding sequence AAGGACCAGCAGTACGCGAATCCTGACGTTCTGGAGATCAAAGGCTTCCCGCTGCCAGAACACCCGCTGAAGGACGATGTCGACGATTCCTCCACCTCAGATACCTCTGTGCCGGATTCCTCGAGTCTGAGTACGCCGGACGAGCACGACCACGCGAAAGCACTACCACAGGCGCTCGAGAAAGTCACAGAGCTGCAGAAACCCCCCAGCGCATCCAAGCGTAGTAGCATCGAGTCTTCAATCCGACAGTCGGGCACGAGCCTCGAATCTACAAGAACGGCATCAACGACGGCTACCACCCCGGGAAAAACTCAGCACCGGCCATCTGTGCTCTCGAACAAGTCTTTCTCGAGACGCTTCTCCAAACATTCCCTTCAGAACTCTGCACCATCAACGCCCTCACGATCACCATCTCCAACCAAGCAAGAAAGTGCTGCTGGACCTGGATCTATAAGCACTGTTCCCGAGGAAGCGATACCCTCTGATGGTCGCAGAAAGTCCCTGCTTTCGCGCACTCTCACTTCCAGAAGCGCGAGAGGAACCAAAGAACGGAAGGAAAGCCCACATTCTGGTGACGAGCAGGACACTGAGCCATCCGTGAAGCGCCGCAGTACGTTCTTGCGAAAGAAGACCTCGCGCAACAAGTTGACGAAAGTCGCCACGAATGATGTTCGCGCCTCTGCGCTACCTGCGACTGCCGAGCATGTGGTACCTGTAGTGCCTGCACTCCCCAAATCGTTCTCTACAGACAAGCTACCGAATCTAAGATCGTCTTCGCCAATGTCTGATCGTGCAGCGCCTATGCCCAGGCTAGTATCTTCTGAAAAGCTACATCAGCCCAGTCCACTGTCCGGCGTCACGAGGAAGAAAGACGAACTATGGAATGTCTTTCGTACTTTGGAGGGCGATTTTACCAAGTTCTCATCCAAAACGACGTCACTGAAGGCGAATGTTGTTCGCAATTCACTAATGTCATTCTTGCGAAGCTATGTTGATCATCCGTCGAACAAGACTTTGCGCCCAGAGGATCTCGATCGCAGAGTCAACATTCTGAACAAGTGGTGGACTGGCCTGGTCGAGCTGCTTCATGGCCGTAACAATCAATCGATCTCAGGCACTGACCGACCTGTCATCCTAGATGGCATCATTGGTATCATGGAGCGACCAGAGTGGCGCCTGTCGCCATCTCCATTTTGTCCCCTTGTTGAGCGGATAAGGGTGACACTATCGACTGGCAACCGCTCCAACACGTCGCTTGGCTCAGCAGCTTCGGACTTTCTCGCTGATTCCGTCCACCACAATGTACGGAATATCTTCGTACAGAACTTGAGCTCGCAGATGGCTTTTGTGGTGGACAAGATGTCAATGAGGAATGCATCTGCCAGTCTCGTAGCGTTCTGTGGCAAAGCATGCGCGTATGCTTTCATGTTCGTGCCAGGTATGGCAGACGTCTTGGTCCGTTTATGGGAGCCTCCCATGGATACTTTGCGACGTGTGCTCTCTGAGAACGGCATTGGCAAGTTTGACCAGATGGCCGAATTTGCCGCCGACATTGTTGCCAACTTCCCGCCTGCATTGCACCAGCTTGAGTTCACCTCGCTCATGAAGTACATGCGGAAGCTCAGAACACCTCCACCACTCCCGCTAGGCACATCACATGTGGAATGGTGGGGCACGTGGCTAAATCGCTGGAATGGGAGAGAAAGCGATCTGTTCTACGTGTTCGCCAAACACTTCCATATACTTGCAACGGACTTCTTACCTTCGGACTCGTCCAAGAAGGAAAGAATGTGTGCACCGGGCATGCTACTCGTACACGCGCAGATTCTAGCTAATCTCGATGCTACAATCCACCGAGAGGCTGCTCAGAACCAGCAGGATTCGACAGCGTTGCCGGCTCCTACGTTCGACGAAATGCTAGGAGATCCAGATGCTGTTGCCACGACTTTGCCTTTGCCGCCAACGAATGCTGTGCGACCCATGGCCGAGAACCGCTTGGTTATGTTGATTCGAGACTTTCTATCAGAGCGCACGGGCGATCACCCTCTGGCGAGGGAGCTTTTCGCCCAATCGTTCAACGATCTGCTTCAAGCCGCCGCCCGGGCCACATCTTTGTTCGACCATTCGGCTTGCTACGTACTCATGGACTTCATGGAGGAGGCTTTGGTCATATTGATCCGCTATGAGCAGTTGAAATATACTGAAGGTCCCCTGTTGAACCAAGAATTTTGGCAGACTGTTTGCAGGAAGATGATCGAGAGCGACAATACTATGACCGAGATCAGGTTGTATGCTTTCCTGTTCACAGTCTGGAACATGTTCGGCAAGGAATGGGATCGAAGGACAAACCTCTGTTTGAGCCTCCTCCTAGACCCGGATGTGTTTGAGAGCAGATTCAACCACTGGTGCCCTATGGTTCGGGCTTACTTCATGCGACTATTGTGCTGGCGGCTTGGCCGACATGATGGCGACGATGGCGACGCTGATTTAGAGATGCTGGAGACCTTGCAACAACGTCTCCAGGACACATGGTCACATTACCTGCACCTGCGCAACGCAGCCGAGGCCGATCAGTCTCTACCACCCGTGACCAGCCCATGCAATCCGGCCCCAGGACGAAGGCTACTGATTGTCAGAACGGACAACCAAGCCACTACTGGTGGATCCTTCTTGACGTTCGAGGGATTGCTCGGAGATGCAACCATGCAGAAGCCTGCTTGGAGACGTACCTCTGAAGCCGCGGCTCTCCTTGATGGAGTCGACCCAAGACCTGACTCCTCTTCGTCTAATGGACTGGACTCCGACACTGATACGCCGAAAGGGATTGGCGGGTTCTTTAGAAAGATGATCGGCTCGAAAGCTCGCTCGAAGTCAAGGGGTCCTGCCAAGGAGGCGACCAAGTCGAAGACCACGACACCTGCAGCAGAACGACCATCACCGATAATACGAACCGCAACCGATGATCCAAGTGTATCCAACAAAGCCTGCAAAGCAGACGACACTACAAAGCCCGCTCCCCAATCTCAGTACCGAACCCTGACATTCAAGTTCTCGCTCGAATTCCACCCTGCAAACAAGCCGATGCCGCCTATGCGACTCTTTCCGCCCAGACTTCCTCCACCCGCTCAGCAGTACTTGCAAAGCCACTCAAACAAGCGATACTCCATCGAAGGAGCCATGAAAGCTGTCGAGCCTCGTGGCGAGAGCGCAAGTCGAGCACGATACAGCGGCAGAGCACTGGCAGAATGGACGATCGTCGTCGGCGAGTGCCATAATTTCTTCGAAAGGCGCAAAAACGAGGGCGCACCTAGTAATAAGCATGTTGAAACGCCAGCGCTGGGAGTTGAGGTCTTCAAGAGGCCGTCTTAA
- a CDS encoding Pisatin demethylase, whose product MASVCSYVSDRRSDKLSVTGVHVKSGRSSSRYACSSSVQHSIQDTSMALSFYLLLAAVVTFASRKLVLVLQDPLRSIPGPFIARFTKLWVFRRFYAGQWHEEVLQLHREHGKVVRYGPGQYSINDVDAIRKIHSHGGGFDKASSYETWSPPGTTSLFKERSNRYHGELRKRFASMYSMTSVFAYETGVSECVDLLCKQLQSMQGQRIDLNWWLECFTFDSIGVVSYGKRFGFLDSGEDVGNLAKAVIGAFTYGSWMGFFPDFHALGIATMRFVAKLKKSRGSGKMYLDNFTSQTTAQRRAYRVANPDSIASRQAADGPRSILDKFLDVNEKDPAYFADAHITMGLGANVTAGSDTTSSTSAWALFYLAKHPDCMQKLRQEITSISHDAASISFRQLQGQMPYLNAVLTETLRLFPQTGFGLPRTVPVGGVEICGYHFPEGSVVSLNAWAMHYDPDNFEDPEQFKPERWLVEDQETKERMNQCYFPFGLGSRTCIGKNIAMLVMLKALPRLVQEFEYQLAGDLTDGRNLPVQDIFLLRATDFPVIVKAREAKL is encoded by the exons ATGGCTAGCGTCTGCAGCTATGTTTCAGACAGGCGGTCCGATAAGCTCTCAGTGACTGGCGTGCATGTCAAGAGTGGACGCTCCTCTAGCAG GTACGCCTGCTCCTCCAGCGTACAGCACTCGATCCAAGACACAAGCATGGCGCTCTCGTTCTATCTACTGTTGGCAGCTGTTGTAACATTCGCCAGCCGAAAACTGGTTCTGGTACTCCAAGATCCCCTCAGATCGATCCCCGGCCCTTTCATCGCCCGCTTCACAAAGCTTTGGGTCTTCCGCAGGTTCTACGCCGGGCAATGGCATGAGGAGGTTCTCCAACTACATCGTGAGCACGGTAAAGTTGTTCGATATGGACCCGGTCAATACAGCATCAATGATGTCGATGCAATCAGGAAGATTCATAGCCATGGCGGTGGCTTCGACAAAGCTTCATCCTACGAAACCTGGTCTCCGCCCGGCACTACGTCCCTCTTCAAAGAACGTTCTAACCGCTACCATGGAGAGCTGCGCAAACGATTTGCCTCGATGTACTCGATGACTAGTGTTTTCGCCTACGAGACTGGTGTGTCTGAATGTGTCGATCTCCTTTGCAAACAGCTACAGAGCATGCAAGGACAACGGATCGACCTGAACTGGTGGCTCGAATGCTTCACGTTCGACAGCATTGGCGTAGTCAGCTACGGGAAGCGTTTCGGCTTTCTGGATTCGGGGGAAGATGTTGGCAACCTTGCCAAAGCAGTGATTGGTGCCTTCACTTACGGCAGCTGGATGGGCTTCTTTCCAGACTTTCATGCCCTGGGCATTGCAACCATGCGCTTCGTTGCTAAGTTGAAGAAGTCTCGAGGTAGCGGCAAGATGTATCTCGACAATTTCACTAGCCAGACCACAGCTCAACGCAGGGCGTACCGAGTAGCAAATCCGGACTCGATAGCCTCTCGACAGGCAGCTGATGGCCCGAGAAGTATTTTGGACAAGTTTCTAGATGTCAATGAGAAAGATCCGGCTTATTTCGCAGACGCTCACATAACA ATGGGCCTTGGTGCCAACGTAACAGCAGGTTCTGATACGACAAGCTCCACTTCAGCATGGGCATTGTTCTACCTCGCGAAGCATCCCGACTGCATGCAGAAGCTTCGACAAGAGATTACATCTATCAGCCACGACGCCGCATCGATATCGTTCAGACAGCTGCAGGGTCAAATGCCGTACCTTAATGCTGTACTGACCGAGACACTACGACTCTTCCCGCAGACCGGCTTCGGCTTGCCTCGAACCGTGCCTGTTGGCGGTGTAGAAATTTGCGGCTACCACTTCCCGGAAGGATCAGTCGTCAGCTTGAATGCTTGGGCTATGCACTATGATCCGGACAATTTCGAGGATCCGGAGCAGTTCAAACCTGAGAGGTGGCTGGTGGAAGATCAGGAGACCAAGGAGAGGATGAATCAGTGCTACTTTCCGTTTG GTCTCGGTAGTCGTACCTGCATCGGCAAGAACATTGCTATGCTGGTGATGCTTAAGGCATTGCCACGCCTCGTACAAGAATTCGAATATCAGCTCGCTGGTGACTTGACCGACGGCAGGAACTTGCCCGTTCAGGACATCTTTCTGCTAAGGGCAACCGACTTCCCTGTCATAGTCAAGGCAAGAGAAGCAAAATTGTGA
- a CDS encoding Hercynylcysteine sulfoxide lyase, whose translation MASIECGEDAAKHFAFAPGYRNLNHGSYGTYPIEVRDVLRAYQEEVEARPDAFVRYKYRTGLLDECRAAIAHYLEVPTDTCVFTPNTSTGIDTILHNLVYSEGDVVICFNTIYVSYAYTLDYLSKTTPMRVESINFTYPVSDDILCHLFEKTIVSIKNNGQTPKLAIFDTISSLPGVRMPFQRLVKICRDHGVLSLLDGAHGVGQIQLDLTNVDPDFFLSNCHKWLYVPRGCAVFYVPKRNQSLSKVTLPTGYHYGDGFVANFASVGTLDDTPYLCVPAAIAWRKRITWKGKQGDAAIMDYMANLAHDGGSAVARILETEVLENKEGTLGNTACTNVRLPLSLDDLAENDMATVHKIGDWIMRTINLEHDIALNIFPYVGALWTRLHAQIYLTLADFEAAGMMLHVVCERAQKGEWKTASARATYDKSNGHT comes from the exons ATGGCTTCCATCGAATGTGGCGAGGACGCCGCAAAGCATTTTGCCTTTGCTCCAGGATACCGCAATCTCAATCACG GGTCATACGGCACTTACCCCATCGAGGTTCGCGACGTGCTGCGGGCCTACCAAGAAGAAGTCGAAGCTCGCCCAGATGCCTTTGTTCGATACAAGTATCGCACCGGACTGCTGGACGAGTGTCGTGCCGCTATTGCACACTACCTGGAAGTTCCAACAGACACGTGTGTCTTCACGCCAAACACATCTACCGGTATTGACACCATCCTGCACAATCTGGTTTACTCTGAAGGCGATGTGGTGATATGCTTCAATACGATATATGTATCGTATGCATACACTCTGGACTATTTGTCGAAGACTACCCCAATGAGAGTGGAAAGCATCAATTTCACGTATCCAGTTTCGGACGACATCCTCTGCCACTTGTTCGAGAAGACGATTGTATCCATCAAGAACAATGGTCAAACCCCCAAACTCGCCATCTTCGATACCATCAGCTCGTTACCGGGAGTTCGGATGCCATTCCAAAGACTGGTGAAGATCTGCCGAGATCATGGAGTTCTTTCCTTGCTGGATGGTGCTCACGGAGTAGGTCAAATCCAGCTTGACTTGACCAACGTGGACCCAGACTTCTTCCTCAGTAATTGTCACAAGTGGCTATACGTACCGCGAGGGTGTGCTGTCTTTTATGTTCCGAAGCGTAATCAGTCTCTGTCGAAAGTGACACTGCCGACTGGATACCACTACGGCGATGGCTTTGTTGCAAACTTTGCTTCTGTAGGAACACTGGACGACACCCCATACCTTTGCGTTCCAGCAGCCATAGCTTGGCGCAAACGGATCACCTGGAAAGGGAAACAAGGCGATGCAGCCATCATGGACTATATGGCAAATCTGGCACACGATGGAGGCTCCGCAGTAGCACGTATCTTGGAGACGGAAGTTCTTGAAAACAAAGAAGGCACTCTCGGCAACACTGCCTGCACGAATGTCCGACTTCCGTTATCACTGGATGACCTTGCTGAAAACGACATGGCTACTGTTCATAAGATCGGTGACTGGATTATGCGTACCATCAACCTTGAGCACGACATCGCATTGAACATATTCCCATACGTTGGTGCCCTCTGGACCCGCCTCCATGCCCAGATATACTTGACACTTGCAGACTTTGAAGCTGCTGGCATGATGTTGCATGTTGTGTGTGAGAGAGCTCAGAAGGGAGAATGGAAGACGGCATCTGCCAGAGCGACATACGACAAAAGCAACGGACACACTTGA